The Aptenodytes patagonicus chromosome 10, bAptPat1.pri.cur, whole genome shotgun sequence genome includes a region encoding these proteins:
- the SNRPA1 gene encoding U2 small nuclear ribonucleoprotein A', which yields MVKLTAELIEQAAQYTNAVRDRELDLRGYKIPVIENLGATLDQFDAIDFSDNEIRKLDGFPLLRRLKTLLMNNNRICRIGESLEQALPSLTELILTNNNIAELGELDPLSTIKSLTYLSILRNPVTNKKHYRLYVIHKVPQVRVLDFQKVKLKERQEAEKMFKGKRGAQLAKDIARRTKTFNPGAGLPTDKKKAGPSPGDVEAIKTAIANATTLAEVERLKGLLQAGQIPGRERKSGPSEDAEEEMEEDTVPNGS from the exons atGGTGAAGCTCACGGCGGAGCTGATCGAGCAGGCGGCGCAGTACACCAACGCCGTCCGCGACCGCGAGCTCGACCTCCGCG GCTATAAAATCCCTGTTATTGAGAACTTGGGTGCCACTCTGGACCAGTTCGATGCAATTGATTTCTCTGACAATGAGATTCGTAAACTGGATGGGTTCCCTCTGTTGAGAAGGCTGAAAACTCTTCTGATGAATAACAATAGGATTTG TCGGATTGGTGAAAGCCTTGAACAGGCTCTGCCCAGCCTGACGGAGCTCATTCTTACCAACAACAACATTGCTGAATTG GGTGAACTGGATCCGTTATCAACTATTAAATCGTTGACTTACCTGAG CATTTTAAGGAATCCTGTAACAAATAAGAAGCATTACAGATTGTATGTAATCCACAAAGTTCCCCAGGTCAGAGTGCTGGATTTTCAAAAAGTGAAACTCAAA GAGCgacaggaggcagagaaaatgttcaagGGCAAACGGGGTGCACAGCTTGCAAAGGATATTGCCAGGAGAACAAAAAC ctTCAATCCAGGTGCGGGTCTGCCAACTGACAAAAAGAAAGCCGGGCCCTCCCCAGGGGACGTTGAGGCAATTAAG ACTGCTATAGCAAATGCCACGACTTTGGCTGAAGTGGAGCGACTGAAAGGCTTACTACAGGCTGGTCAGATTCCTGGCAGAGAACGAAAATCAG GCCCATCGGAGGACGCTgaagaggaaatggaagaagaCACGGTTCCCAACGGGTCTTGA